A genomic region of Staphylococcus roterodami contains the following coding sequences:
- a CDS encoding NADH-dependent flavin oxidoreductase, translating to MKSKYEPLFDKVELPNGVVLRNRFVLAPLTHISSNDDGTISEVELPYIEKRSQDVGLSINAASNVSDVGKAFPGQPSIAHDSDIEGLKRLAKVMKKNGAKALVQIHHGGAQALPELTPDGDVIAPSPISLKSFGQKQEHSAREMTAQEIEQAIKDFGEATRRAIEAGFDGVEIHGANHYLIHQFVSPYYNRRNDIWANQYKFPVAVIEEVLKAKEQFGKKDFIVGYRLSPEEAESPGITMEITEELVTTISQMSIDYIHVSMIDTHATTREGKYAGQERLPLIHKWINGRMPLIGIGSIFTADEALDAVENVGVELVAIGRELLLDYQFIEKIKDGREDEIINYFDPEREDKHHLTPNLWNQFNQGFYPLPNKDK from the coding sequence ATGAAAAGTAAATATGAACCATTGTTTGATAAAGTAGAATTACCAAATGGCGTAGTGTTAAGAAATCGTTTTGTGTTAGCCCCTTTAACACATATTTCTTCAAATGATGACGGTACAATTTCAGAAGTAGAACTTCCTTATATTGAAAAACGTTCACAAGACGTTGGCCTATCTATTAACGCAGCAAGTAATGTTAGTGATGTTGGAAAAGCATTTCCAGGGCAGCCATCAATTGCACATGATAGTGATATTGAAGGATTAAAACGATTAGCAAAAGTTATGAAGAAAAATGGAGCTAAAGCATTAGTTCAAATTCATCATGGTGGCGCACAAGCATTACCTGAATTAACACCTGATGGAGATGTGATTGCTCCAAGTCCGATTTCTTTAAAAAGTTTTGGGCAAAAACAAGAGCATAGTGCAAGAGAAATGACGGCTCAAGAAATTGAACAAGCGATAAAAGATTTTGGAGAGGCAACACGACGAGCAATTGAAGCAGGGTTTGATGGAGTTGAAATTCATGGTGCAAATCATTACTTAATTCATCAATTTGTATCCCCATATTACAATAGAAGAAACGATATCTGGGCAAATCAATATAAATTCCCAGTGGCTGTTATTGAAGAAGTACTTAAAGCGAAAGAACAATTTGGTAAAAAAGACTTTATTGTTGGATATAGATTGTCTCCAGAAGAAGCGGAATCTCCAGGTATTACAATGGAAATTACTGAAGAATTAGTTACAACAATTAGCCAAATGTCTATTGACTATATTCATGTATCGATGATCGATACTCATGCAACGACACGTGAAGGGAAATATGCGGGTCAAGAAAGGTTACCACTAATTCATAAATGGATAAACGGACGTATGCCACTTATTGGCATTGGGTCTATTTTTACTGCTGATGAAGCATTAGATGCTGTTGAAAATGTTGGTGTGGAATTAGTAGCAATTGGTCGTGAATTACTTTTAGATTATCAATTTATTGAGAAAATTAAAGATGGACGAGAAGATGAAATTATAAATTATTTTGATCCAGAAAGAGAAGATAAACATCATTTGACGCCTAACTTATGGAACCAATTTAATCAAGGGTTTTACCCATTACCTAATAAAGATAAATAA
- a CDS encoding argininosuccinate synthase, whose protein sequence is MKEKIVLAYSGGLDTSVAVQWLIDKGYDVVACCLDVGEGKDLDIVYQKALDMGAIECHIIDATKEFSDDYVSYAIKGNLMYENAYPLVSALSRPLIAKKLVEIAEKTNSVGIAHGCTGKGNDQVRFEVAIKALNPSLKAFAPVREWAWSREEEIDYAIKHNIPVSINHDSPYSIDQNLWGRANECGILEDPYAAPPEDAFDLTNALEDTPDTADEIIITFEKGIPVQIDGKSYQLDDLILTLNALAGKHGIGRIDHVENRLVGIKSREIYEAPAAEVILKAHKALETITLTKDVAHFKPVIEKQFAEQLYNGLWFSPLTDSLKLFIDSTQQYVTGDVRIKLFKGNAIVNGRKSPYTLYDEKLATYTKEDAFNQDAAVGFIDIYGLPTQVNAMLHGGYSNEQ, encoded by the coding sequence ATGAAAGAGAAAATTGTTTTAGCATATTCAGGAGGACTAGATACAAGTGTTGCCGTACAATGGCTCATCGACAAAGGATACGACGTTGTAGCATGTTGCCTTGATGTTGGTGAAGGTAAAGATTTAGATATCGTTTATCAAAAAGCTTTAGATATGGGTGCTATCGAATGTCACATCATTGATGCGACTAAAGAATTTAGTGATGATTATGTAAGTTATGCAATCAAAGGAAATTTAATGTATGAAAATGCATATCCATTAGTTTCTGCATTATCTAGACCACTAATTGCCAAAAAATTAGTAGAAATTGCTGAAAAAACAAATTCAGTAGGTATTGCACATGGATGTACTGGTAAAGGGAATGACCAAGTACGTTTTGAAGTTGCAATCAAAGCTTTAAATCCTTCATTAAAAGCATTTGCACCAGTACGTGAGTGGGCTTGGAGTCGTGAAGAAGAAATTGATTATGCAATTAAGCACAATATTCCAGTATCAATCAACCATGATTCACCTTATTCTATTGACCAAAATTTATGGGGTAGAGCCAATGAATGTGGTATTTTAGAAGATCCTTATGCTGCACCACCAGAAGATGCTTTCGATTTAACAAATGCATTAGAAGATACTCCAGATACGGCTGATGAAATCATTATAACGTTTGAAAAAGGTATTCCAGTTCAAATTGATGGTAAATCTTATCAGTTAGATGATTTGATTTTAACGTTAAATGCATTAGCTGGTAAGCATGGAATCGGTAGAATTGATCATGTTGAAAATAGACTTGTAGGTATTAAATCAAGAGAGATTTATGAAGCACCTGCTGCTGAAGTCATTTTAAAAGCGCATAAAGCATTAGAAACTATTACATTGACAAAAGATGTTGCACACTTTAAACCGGTCATTGAGAAACAATTTGCTGAACAACTATACAACGGTTTATGGTTCTCACCTTTAACTGATAGCTTAAAATTATTTATTGATAGTACTCAGCAATACGTGACTGGTGATGTCAGAATTAAATTATTCAAAGGGAATGCCATCGTAAATGGTAGAAAGTCACCTTACACTTTATATGATGAAAAATTAGCTACTTATACAAAAGAAGATGCATTTAATCAAGACGCTGCTGTTGGCTTTATCGATATCTATGGTTTACCTACTCAAGTAAATGCAATGTTACATGGAGGCTATAGTAATGAGCAATAA
- a CDS encoding helix-turn-helix domain-containing protein, giving the protein MTEKNTQRKRRVAVDLDTRLAIAKYLDDGLSILQIANILGRHHNVIYYELNHRSQEDGTYDPVKAHQMAKETKKMPEKKKEEMRALNPTIKKYIEQKLSLKWSPRQISSEMEKDIGYYVSFSTIYRYINTGQIRVNKVKDMRRGGKKYTKTTEERGKIKIGQHRSISSRSNRSRKT; this is encoded by the coding sequence ATGACTGAAAAGAATACACAACGAAAGAGAAGGGTTGCAGTTGATTTGGATACACGTTTAGCAATAGCGAAATATCTTGATGACGGGTTATCCATATTACAAATTGCGAATATATTAGGTAGACATCATAATGTGATTTATTATGAGTTAAATCATCGTTCTCAAGAAGATGGAACATATGACCCTGTAAAAGCGCATCAAATGGCTAAAGAAACTAAGAAAATGCCAGAAAAAAAGAAGGAAGAGATGCGTGCATTAAATCCTACTATAAAGAAGTATATTGAACAGAAATTGTCTTTAAAGTGGTCACCTAGACAGATTTCTTCAGAAATGGAAAAAGATATTGGCTATTATGTTAGCTTTTCTACTATATATAGATATATTAATACTGGACAAATTAGAGTAAATAAAGTGAAAGATATGCGCCGAGGTGGAAAAAAGTATACAAAAACAACTGAAGAACGTGGCAAAATTAAAATAGGTCAGCATCGTTCAATAAGTAGTCGGTCCAATAGAAGTCGTAAAACGTGA
- a CDS encoding DUF4467 domain-containing protein translates to MTKRFLLITLILVISTALIACGKKYDKEIEEVSKLEEKRTSDTSGDFNKFERKKSNINVYNDGKFITLSYKWDNDSTKLWTSLYGKNETTEKYEKVYNAKPEKFMKENKPDYKEENLKE, encoded by the coding sequence ATGACAAAGCGATTTTTATTGATAACATTGATTTTAGTAATATCTACAGCTTTAATTGCATGCGGTAAAAAGTATGATAAAGAAATTGAGGAAGTTTCTAAATTAGAAGAAAAAAGAACTAGTGATACTAGTGGTGATTTTAATAAATTTGAACGTAAAAAAAGTAATATAAATGTTTATAATGATGGGAAATTTATTACTTTATCTTATAAATGGGATAATGATAGTACTAAATTATGGACTAGTTTATATGGAAAAAACGAGACAACAGAGAAATATGAAAAAGTTTATAATGCAAAACCTGAAAAGTTCATGAAAGAAAATAAACCAGATTATAAAGAAGAGAATTTAAAAGAATAG
- a CDS encoding IS30 family transposase → MWSKRPSRYCLLTILERKTRFLYAKILPTRRSDVVCSTIVEILKQENIKTITIDRGKEFAKFELIERELNCSVYFSDPGCPYQRGSIEQVNGLLRQYFPKDTDFVNVSDIDVEIAVLQINQRPRMKQNYKTSEYMRMLEYN, encoded by the coding sequence ATTTGGAGTAAACGTCCCTCTCGATATTGTTTATTAACGATTTTAGAACGTAAAACGAGATTTTTATATGCGAAAATTTTACCTACAAGACGTTCTGATGTTGTATGTTCAACGATTGTAGAAATATTGAAACAAGAAAATATTAAAACGATTACGATTGATAGAGGTAAGGAATTTGCGAAATTTGAGTTAATTGAACGTGAGTTGAATTGTTCTGTTTATTTTAGCGATCCGGGTTGTCCATATCAACGTGGTTCTATAGAACAAGTAAATGGATTATTACGTCAATATTTTCCTAAAGATACAGATTTTGTAAATGTTTCTGATATAGATGTAGAAATAGCCGTGCTACAAATTAATCAGCGTCCAAGAATGAAGCAAAATTATAAGACAAGTGAGTATATGAGAATGTTAGAATATAATTAG
- the argH gene encoding argininosuccinate lyase — protein MSNKAWGGRFEVQPEEWVDDFNASITFDQTLIDQDIEGSIAHATMLANQGIISQQDSEQIIKGLKSIQNDYHQDQIQFSASLEDIHLNIEHELIKRIGDAGGKLHTGRSRNDQVATDMHLYTKKQVQDIIALIKSLQGVIVDIASNNIDTIMPGYTHLQRAQPISFAHHIMTYFWMLQRDQQRFEDSLKRIDINPLGAAALSGTTYPIDRHETTALLNFGSLYENSLDAVSDRDYIIETLHNISLTMVHLSRFAEEIIFWSTDEAKFITLSDAFSTGSSIMPQKKNPDMAELIRGKVGRTTGHLMSMLMTLKGLPLAYNKDMQEDKEGLFDAVHTIKGSLRIFEGMIKTMTINKDRLNQTVKEDFSNATELADYLVTKNIPFRTAHEIVGKIVLECIQQGHYLLDVPLETYQQHHSSIEADIYDYLQPENCLKRRQSYGSTGQDAVKQQIEVAKQLLID, from the coding sequence ATGAGCAATAAAGCTTGGGGAGGTAGATTTGAAGTACAACCTGAAGAATGGGTAGATGACTTCAACGCTTCCATTACCTTTGACCAAACGCTCATAGATCAAGATATCGAAGGCAGTATCGCACATGCAACGATGCTTGCTAATCAAGGCATTATAAGCCAACAAGACAGCGAACAAATAATAAAAGGATTAAAATCTATTCAAAATGATTATCATCAAGACCAAATTCAATTTAGTGCATCATTGGAAGATATCCATTTAAATATTGAACATGAATTAATTAAACGTATCGGTGATGCCGGTGGTAAATTGCATACTGGACGTAGTAGAAATGATCAAGTCGCAACAGACATGCACTTATACACTAAGAAACAAGTTCAAGATATCATCGCATTAATTAAGTCATTACAAGGTGTTATTGTCGACATCGCTTCTAATAATATCGATACAATTATGCCGGGATATACTCATTTACAACGTGCACAGCCCATTTCTTTTGCGCACCATATTATGACTTATTTTTGGATGTTACAACGAGATCAACAACGATTTGAAGATAGTTTAAAACGAATTGATATTAATCCTTTAGGTGCAGCAGCATTAAGTGGTACCACATACCCTATCGATAGACATGAGACAACAGCATTGTTGAACTTTGGCAGTCTATACGAAAACAGTTTAGATGCGGTCAGTGATAGAGACTATATTATTGAAACATTACACAATATTTCTTTAACAATGGTTCACCTATCTCGTTTTGCAGAAGAAATCATTTTTTGGTCTACAGATGAGGCTAAATTTATTACATTATCAGATGCTTTTTCAACTGGTTCATCTATCATGCCTCAGAAGAAAAATCCTGATATGGCCGAATTAATTAGAGGTAAAGTTGGACGTACAACTGGTCATTTAATGAGCATGCTTATGACTTTAAAAGGCCTACCTTTAGCATATAATAAAGACATGCAGGAAGATAAAGAAGGATTATTCGATGCAGTTCATACAATTAAAGGTTCTTTACGTATCTTTGAAGGTATGATTAAAACGATGACAATTAATAAAGATCGACTAAATCAAACTGTTAAAGAAGATTTTTCAAACGCAACGGAACTTGCAGACTATTTAGTGACTAAAAACATTCCATTTAGAACTGCACATGAAATTGTTGGAAAAATCGTTTTAGAATGTATTCAACAAGGTCATTATTTATTAGATGTGCCTTTAGAAACATACCAACAACATCATTCAAGTATTGAAGCAGATATTTATGATTATTTACAACCTGAAAATTGTTTGAAACGACGTCAAAGTTATGGCTCAACGGGACAAGATGCTGTAAAACAGCAAATTGAGGTTGCGAAACAATTATTAATAGATTAA
- a CDS encoding Glu/Leu/Phe/Val dehydrogenase, with protein MTENNNLVTSTQGIIKEALHKLGFDEGMYDLIKEPLRMLQVRIPVRMDDGTVKTFTGYRAQHNDAVGPTKGGVRFHPDVDEEEVKALSMWMTLKCGIVNLPYGGGKGGIVCDPRQMSIHEVERLSRGYVRAISQFVGPNKDIPAPDVFTNSQIMAWMMDEYSALDKFNSPGFITGKPIVLGGSHGRDRSTALGVVIAIEQAAKRRNMQIEGAKVVIQGFGNAGSFLAKFLYDLGAKIVGISDAYGALHDPNGLDIDYLLDRRDSFGTVTNLFEETISNKELFELDCDILVPAAISNQITEDNAHDIKASIVVEAANGPTTPEATRILTERGILLVPDVLASAGGVTVSYFEWVQNNQGYYWSEEEVNEKLREKLEAAFDTIYELSQNRKIDMRLAAYIIGIKRTAEAARYRGWA; from the coding sequence ATGACTGAGAACAATAATTTAGTAACTTCTACTCAAGGAATTATTAAAGAAGCATTGCATAAATTGGGATTTGACGAAGGTATGTATGATTTGATTAAAGAACCATTAAGAATGTTGCAAGTACGTATTCCAGTTCGTATGGATGATGGTACTGTTAAAACATTCACTGGTTACCGTGCACAACATAATGATGCTGTTGGACCAACAAAAGGTGGTGTGCGTTTCCACCCAGACGTAGATGAAGAAGAAGTAAAAGCATTATCAATGTGGATGACATTGAAGTGCGGCATTGTAAACTTACCATATGGTGGTGGTAAAGGTGGAATCGTTTGTGATCCACGACAAATGAGCATTCATGAAGTTGAACGTTTATCACGCGGTTATGTAAGAGCGATTTCACAATTCGTTGGTCCAAACAAAGACATTCCAGCACCAGATGTATTTACAAACTCACAAATTATGGCTTGGATGATGGACGAATATAGTGCATTAGATAAATTTAATTCTCCAGGTTTCATTACAGGTAAACCAATTGTTTTAGGTGGTTCACACGGACGTGATAGATCAACAGCACTTGGTGTAGTTATTGCGATTGAACAGGCTGCAAAGCGTCGTAATATGCAAATTGAAGGTGCCAAAGTTGTCATACAAGGTTTCGGTAATGCCGGAAGTTTCTTAGCTAAATTCTTATATGATTTAGGTGCAAAAATTGTAGGTATTTCTGATGCATATGGTGCATTACACGATCCAAACGGCTTAGACATAGATTATTTATTAGATCGTCGTGATAGTTTCGGTACAGTAACAAATCTATTCGAAGAAACAATTTCAAATAAAGAATTGTTTGAACTAGATTGTGATATTTTAGTGCCAGCAGCTATTTCAAACCAAATTACAGAAGACAATGCACATGATATTAAAGCTAGCATTGTTGTTGAAGCAGCTAATGGTCCAACAACACCAGAAGCAACGCGTATTTTAACTGAACGTGGTATTTTACTAGTACCAGACGTGTTAGCAAGTGCTGGTGGTGTAACCGTTTCTTACTTCGAATGGGTACAGAATAACCAAGGTTATTACTGGTCAGAAGAAGAAGTTAACGAAAAATTACGTGAAAAACTAGAAGCGGCATTCGACACAATTTACGAATTGTCTCAAAATAGAAAAATTGATATGAGACTGGCAGCATATATTATTGGTATTAAGCGTACAGCAGAAGCGGCAAGATATCGTGGCTGGGCATAA
- a CDS encoding glycerophosphodiester phosphodiesterase: MTNSSKSFTKFMAASAVFTMGFLSVPTAGAEQMNHITNKSQAIKWHTNLTNERFTTIAHRGASGYAPEHTFQSYDKSHNELKASYIEIDLQRTKDGHLVAMHDETVNRTTNGHGRVEDYTLDELKQLDAGSWFNKKYPKYAKASYKNAKVPTLDEILERYGPNANYYIETKSPEVYPGMEEQLLESLKKHHLLNNSKLKKGHVMIQSFSDASLKKIHKQNKHVPLVKLVDKGELQQFNEQRLKEIRSYAIGIGPDYTDLNEQNTHHLKDLGFLVHPYTVNEKADMQRLNGYGVDGVFTNFADKYKEVIK; encoded by the coding sequence ATGACAAATTCTTCGAAAAGCTTCACTAAATTTATGGCTGCTTCTGCTGTTTTTACAATGGGATTTTTATCAGTACCTACTGCTGGTGCAGAACAAATGAATCATATCACAAACAAATCACAAGCAATAAAATGGCATACAAACCTAACGAATGAACGTTTCACAACAATTGCACATCGTGGAGCTAGTGGTTATGCGCCTGAACATACCTTCCAATCATATGATAAGAGTCATAATGAATTAAAAGCTTCTTACATTGAAATTGACTTACAACGTACAAAGGATGGGCACTTAGTTGCCATGCATGATGAAACTGTTAATCGAACGACTAACGGTCATGGTAGAGTTGAGGATTATACTCTTGATGAATTAAAACAATTAGATGCTGGTAGTTGGTTCAATAAAAAATATCCAAAATATGCAAAGGCAAGTTATAAAAATGCCAAAGTGCCGACTTTAGATGAAATTTTAGAACGTTATGGTCCGAATGCAAATTACTATATTGAAACAAAATCACCTGAAGTATATCCAGGTATGGAAGAACAATTATTGGAATCATTGAAAAAACATCACCTTTTAAATAACAGTAAATTAAAAAAAGGACATGTCATGATTCAATCATTTTCTGATGCAAGTTTGAAGAAAATTCATAAACAAAATAAGCACGTTCCACTTGTAAAATTAGTTGATAAAGGTGAACTACAACAATTTAACGAACAGCGTTTGAAAGAGATACGTTCTTATGCTATTGGTATAGGCCCTGACTATACTGATTTAAACGAACAAAATACGCATCATTTAAAAGATTTAGGTTTTTTAGTACATCCATATACTGTAAATGAAAAAGCTGATATGCAACGTTTGAATGGTTATGGTGTTGATGGTGTATTTACAAATTTTGCTGATAAATATAAAGAAGTCATTAAGTAG
- a CDS encoding ornithine--oxo-acid transaminase codes for MTKSEKIIELTNHYGAHNYLPLPIVISEAEGVWVKDPEGNKYMDMLSAYSAVNQGHRHPKIIQALKDQADKVTLVSRAFHSDNLGEWYEKICKLAGKDKALPMNTGAEAVETALKAARRWAYDVKGIEPNKAEIIAFNGNFHGRTMAPVSLSSEAEYQRGYGPLLDGFRKVDFGDVDALKAAINENTAAILVEPIQGEAGINIPPEGYLKAIRELCDEHNVLFIADEIQAGLGRSGKLFATDWDNVKPDVYILGKALGGGVFPISVVLADKEVLDVFTPGSHGSTFGGNPLACAASIAALDVIVDEDLPGRSLELGEYFKEQLKQIDHPSIKEVRGRGLFIGVELNESARPYCEALKEEGLLCKETHDTVIRFAPPLVITKEELDLALEKIRHVFQ; via the coding sequence ATGACTAAATCTGAAAAAATTATTGAGTTAACAAATCATTACGGAGCACATAATTATTTACCATTGCCAATTGTCATTTCAGAAGCTGAAGGGGTATGGGTTAAAGATCCTGAAGGCAATAAATATATGGATATGTTATCTGCATATTCCGCTGTTAACCAAGGTCATAGACATCCGAAAATTATTCAAGCATTAAAAGATCAAGCTGATAAAGTGACTCTAGTTTCACGTGCTTTTCACAGTGATAATTTAGGTGAATGGTACGAAAAAATTTGTAAACTAGCAGGTAAAGATAAAGCTTTACCAATGAATACAGGCGCTGAAGCAGTAGAAACAGCTTTAAAAGCAGCACGTCGCTGGGCATACGATGTTAAGGGTATTGAACCAAATAAAGCAGAAATTATTGCGTTCAATGGTAATTTCCATGGTCGTACGATGGCACCAGTGTCGTTATCATCCGAAGCAGAATATCAACGTGGATATGGTCCGTTATTAGATGGATTTAGAAAAGTAGACTTTGGTGATGTAGACGCATTGAAGGCAGCAATAAATGAAAATACTGCAGCGATTTTAGTTGAGCCAATTCAAGGTGAAGCAGGTATTAATATTCCACCAGAAGGATATTTAAAAGCAATAAGAGAATTATGTGATGAACACAATGTATTATTTATTGCTGATGAAATTCAAGCAGGATTGGGACGTTCAGGAAAATTGTTTGCTACGGATTGGGATAATGTGAAACCGGATGTATATATTTTAGGTAAAGCACTTGGTGGTGGCGTATTCCCAATATCAGTTGTATTAGCGGATAAAGAAGTATTAGATGTCTTTACTCCAGGTTCACATGGGTCTACATTTGGTGGTAACCCACTCGCTTGTGCTGCATCTATTGCTGCATTGGATGTAATTGTTGATGAAGATTTACCAGGACGCTCTTTAGAATTAGGAGAGTATTTTAAAGAACAATTAAAGCAAATTGATCATCCATCAATTAAAGAAGTTCGTGGACGTGGATTATTCATTGGTGTTGAACTGAATGAAAGTGCTAGACCATACTGTGAAGCTTTGAAAGAAGAAGGTTTATTATGTAAAGAAACGCATGATACGGTCATTCGTTTTGCACCACCATTAGTTATTACGAAAGAAGAATTAGATCTTGCACTTGAAAAAATTAGACATGTATTTCAATAA
- a CDS encoding CHAP domain-containing protein → MVNKKTVVKEVMKQTPIGIKFRLLKIGLILFCVLFFLFPVILMFVFSPEEDKQTDGDMSCVGGDVKDKGIAVFEQNAKGGALEGKGKVIVKIAKKHKIPENLFMAIIASESGWGKGENATRQKNPLSVMGTKSIHDSTYPTIEAGLEAGAKNLYDVYIKEGLTTPEKIGPKYAPVGASNDPNNMNKQWIPTVKSMMKKLSDGDGAVCKSTGGKDIKFSGKLPKWSNSDAGKGNLYTAGQCTWYAYGIRQKMGKPISTYWFHAQFWNDRAKEEGYKVNSKPAVGALMIAEPGAGGAPPVTGHVAVVIDVKDDKTFTVTEMNIKGPYIVSQREMKVESGISFIHDKE, encoded by the coding sequence ATGGTAAATAAAAAGACTGTTGTAAAAGAAGTGATGAAACAAACGCCGATTGGCATTAAATTTAGATTATTAAAAATTGGTCTGATATTGTTTTGTGTTTTGTTTTTCTTGTTTCCTGTGATATTGATGTTTGTATTTAGTCCAGAGGAAGACAAACAAACAGATGGTGACATGTCGTGTGTGGGTGGTGATGTTAAAGATAAAGGTATTGCGGTATTTGAACAAAATGCGAAAGGTGGCGCATTAGAAGGTAAAGGAAAAGTGATTGTAAAAATTGCGAAAAAGCATAAAATACCAGAGAATTTATTTATGGCAATTATTGCGAGTGAATCCGGTTGGGGTAAAGGAGAAAATGCGACGCGTCAAAAGAATCCATTGTCTGTGATGGGTACAAAGTCGATTCATGATTCTACGTATCCAACAATTGAAGCTGGACTTGAGGCAGGCGCAAAGAATTTATATGATGTTTATATTAAAGAAGGATTAACGACACCAGAGAAAATTGGGCCAAAATATGCGCCTGTAGGTGCTTCAAATGACCCGAATAATATGAATAAGCAATGGATACCAACGGTAAAATCAATGATGAAAAAATTAAGTGATGGTGATGGCGCTGTATGTAAGTCTACTGGTGGTAAAGATATTAAGTTTAGTGGTAAATTGCCAAAATGGAGTAATTCAGATGCAGGTAAAGGTAATTTATATACAGCGGGTCAATGTACATGGTATGCCTATGGTATTCGTCAAAAAATGGGAAAACCGATATCGACGTATTGGTTCCATGCGCAATTTTGGAATGATAGAGCGAAAGAGGAAGGTTATAAAGTGAATAGTAAACCCGCTGTAGGTGCGTTAATGATTGCCGAGCCTGGTGCTGGTGGTGCACCGCCAGTAACAGGACATGTAGCTGTTGTGATTGATGTGAAAGATGATAAAACATTTACTGTGACAGAAATGAATATTAAAGGACCTTATATCGTATCGCAAAGAGAAATGAAAGTAGAATCTGGCATTAGTTTTATTCATGATAAGGAGTAG